A window of Xylophilus sp. GW821-FHT01B05 contains these coding sequences:
- a CDS encoding ATP-binding protein — translation MTPPPAIALLGAESTGKTSLADALAAHLRAQGLRVALVPEVLRAWCEREGRTPRPDEQQAIAEEQARQVDDAGTVDLVIADTTPVMTAVYSDLLFEDRSLYAFALQHQRRYAVTLLSGLDLPWVADGLQRDGPHVREPVDAMVRAALQGASLPFQVIYGQGDERLRQALIAINNIAISPGPAWARATFSLKKEMPASWACEACSDPDCEHRLFARLLAKRQP, via the coding sequence ATGACGCCGCCGCCCGCCATTGCCTTGCTGGGGGCCGAGAGCACCGGCAAGACCTCACTTGCCGACGCCTTGGCCGCGCACTTGCGCGCGCAGGGCTTGCGGGTGGCGCTGGTGCCCGAGGTGCTGCGCGCCTGGTGCGAGCGCGAGGGCCGCACGCCGCGCCCGGACGAGCAGCAGGCCATCGCCGAAGAGCAGGCACGGCAGGTGGACGATGCCGGTACCGTCGATCTGGTGATTGCCGACACCACGCCGGTAATGACTGCGGTCTACAGCGACCTGCTGTTTGAAGACCGCTCGCTCTATGCCTTTGCGCTGCAGCACCAGCGCCGCTATGCAGTCACCCTGCTGAGCGGCCTGGACTTGCCCTGGGTGGCGGACGGCCTGCAGCGCGACGGCCCGCATGTGCGCGAGCCGGTGGACGCCATGGTGCGCGCGGCGCTACAGGGCGCGAGCCTGCCCTTTCAGGTGATCTACGGCCAGGGCGACGAGCGGCTACGGCAAGCGCTTATAGCTATAAATAATATAGCTATAAGCCCAGGCCCCGCCTGGGCTAGAGCCACTTTTTCCTTAAAAAAAGAAATGCCCGCCAGTTGGGCCTGCGAAGCCTGCAGTGATCCAGACTGCGAGCACCGGCTGTTTGCCCGGCTGCTGGCAAAGCGGCAGCCGTAG
- the pnuC gene encoding nicotinamide riboside transporter PnuC: MADLFTAEAFTLWGAPTTWVEVLAFVLALWMVRMNIREIHWGWPLAIVSSVLYCGVFWRSRLYADASLQVFFAVIALWGWAQWLRGRRGDGAPLAIARLSWRGRGIAVLVTLLLWPAIGGFLHHFTDSDVPWWDAFPTALSLVGQFLLGRKFIENWLAWLVVNVVSVGLFAYKGLWLTVLLYVLFAALSVVGWRAWQRRAALVPA, from the coding sequence ATGGCCGACCTTTTCACTGCCGAAGCCTTCACCCTTTGGGGTGCGCCGACCACCTGGGTGGAGGTGCTGGCCTTTGTGCTGGCGCTGTGGATGGTGCGCATGAACATCCGCGAAATCCACTGGGGCTGGCCGCTGGCTATTGTCAGTTCGGTGCTGTATTGCGGCGTGTTCTGGCGCAGCCGGCTGTATGCGGATGCCTCTTTGCAGGTCTTTTTTGCCGTGATCGCCCTCTGGGGCTGGGCGCAGTGGCTGCGTGGCCGGCGAGGAGACGGCGCGCCGCTGGCGATTGCGCGGCTGTCCTGGCGCGGACGCGGGATCGCGGTCTTGGTCACGCTGCTGCTGTGGCCGGCCATTGGCGGCTTTTTGCACCATTTCACCGACAGCGACGTGCCCTGGTGGGACGCTTTCCCGACAGCGCTGAGCCTGGTCGGGCAGTTTCTGCTGGGCCGCAAGTTCATCGAAAACTGGCTGGCCTGGCTGGTGGTGAACGTGGTGAGCGTGGGCCTGTTCGCCTACAAGGGCCTGTGGCTGACGGTGCTGCTGTATGTATTGTTTGCCGCCCTGAGCGTGGTCGGCTGGCGCGCCTGGCAGCGCCGTGCGGCGCTGGTGCCCGCATGA
- a CDS encoding septum formation initiator family protein yields MVNRAVPIVLIAVLALLHSQLWFGRGSVPDVKQMQRRIEALKESNAQAQLVNERLTSEVEDLKGGLDMVEEKARSELGMVKPNEILVQIAR; encoded by the coding sequence ATGGTGAACAGGGCCGTTCCCATCGTACTGATCGCCGTGCTGGCGCTGCTGCACAGCCAGCTTTGGTTTGGCCGTGGCAGCGTGCCTGACGTCAAGCAGATGCAGCGCCGCATCGAGGCGCTCAAGGAATCCAACGCGCAGGCGCAATTGGTCAATGAGCGGCTGACCTCCGAGGTCGAGGACCTCAAGGGTGGCCTGGACATGGTCGAGGAAAAGGCACGCAGCGAACTGGGCATGGTCAAGCCCAACGAGATCCTGGTCCAAATCGCTAGATAA